CGGTCGCACCGGTCTCCGCCCGAGCCGTCTACGCCGGCGTCGTCGAACACTCCGTCTACGTCGACCCGGCGGCGCGAGGCCGTGGTGTCGGCCGAGCTCTGCTCCACCAGGTGATCGCCTCGACCGAGGCAGCCGGGATCTGGACGATCCAATCCGGGGTGTTCCCCGAGAACACCGCCAGCCTCGCCCTGCACGCAACGTGCGGGTTCCGCGTCGTCGGCGTCCGGGAACGCATCGGCCGGCACGCCGCCCACGGCAACCGGTGGCGCGACGTCGTCTTCATCGAACGCCGCAGCCCGCACCTCTGACCTTTCCCACCGCTGTCCTACAAGGAGTTCCACTGTGACCAGCGACCTTCCCGTCGTCGTCATCGGCGCCGGCCCCGTCGGTCTCGCCGCCGCGGCCCACCTCGCCGAGCGCGGCCTGCCGTTCCTCGTCCTGGAATCCGGCGACCACCCGGCCACCGCCGTCCGGGCCTGGGGACACGTGCGGCTGTTCTCGCCGTGGCGGTTCACCATCGACCCGGCCGCCGCCCGGCTGCTCGAGCACGCCGGCTGGGTGCGCCCCGACGACGACATCCTGCCCACCGGCGCCCAGCTCGCCGCCGACTACCTGCAACCCCTCGCCGACCTGCCCGAGCTCAAGCCGCACGTCCGCTACCGGGCACGGGTCGCC
Above is a genomic segment from Actinoplanes ianthinogenes containing:
- a CDS encoding GNAT family N-acetyltransferase — its product is MTVRPMRAGDAQAVLAIFQAGIDTGHASFEPAAPTWETFTAAKLPDHRFVAVDDTDTVLGWVAVAPVSARAVYAGVVEHSVYVDPAARGRGVGRALLHQVIASTEAAGIWTIQSGVFPENTASLALHATCGFRVVGVRERIGRHAAHGNRWRDVVFIERRSPHL